The genomic DNA CACTGCAAAAGCGCCCCTATCGCAAGAGGGCTGAATTGTGCCCTGCAAAACCCCGCGTTGCAGCAATGCCGGGCGTTGAATCAATCGGGCTTCAGGTAGCGCGCAAAGGTCTTGCGAAACTTCTCCACCTTCGGCCCCACCACAAATGCGCAGTAACCCGCGTGGGGGTTGTTCGCAAAGTAGTCCTGGTGGTAGGCCTCGGCGGCGCTGTAGTTGGCCAGCGGCTTCACCTCGGTGGTGATGGGCGCGCCAAACAGCTTGTCTTGCGACATCTGGCGGATCATGTCGTTGGCGATGTCGCCATGCTCGGGGTTCTCAAAATAGATGCCGCTGCGGTATTGCGTGCCCACGTCGTTGCCCTGGCGGTTGAGGGTGGTCGGGTCGTGGGTGTGGAAGAAGATTTCCAGAATCTCCTGCAGGCTGATTTCGTCGGCATCGAAGGTCAGGCGCACCACTTCGGCGTGGCCGGTGTCGCCCTGGCAGATCTGTTCGTAGCTGGGGTTCAGCGTGTGGCCGTTGGTGTAGCCGCTTTCCACATCGGTGATGCCGCGCACGCGGTCAAACACCGCTTCGGTGCACCAGAAGCAGCCGCCTCCCAGGGTGATGGTTTGCTGTGCCATGGATGTTTCCTTGCCAAGGTGGATGTTGTGCATCGCCGCATTATGAATTGACGACGGTGAGGGCGCTCGCTACATTACTAACCAGTCAGTCATTAAAAATGCAAGTACCAACCTCTCCTCCTCCCACCACTGCGGCCAAGCGCGAACGGCGCAAGGAGGCGCGCCCCGGCGAACTCATCGAAGCCGCGTTGGAGTTGTTTGTCGAGAAGGGCTTTGCAGCCACCCGGGTGGATGAGGTGGCGGCGCGTGCGGGGGTGTCCAAAGGCACGCTGTTTCTGTATTTTTCCAGCAAGGAAGAGCTGTTCAAGGCCGTGGTGCGCGAAAACATCGCGGGCCGGTTTGCCGAATGGACGCTGGAGCTGGACGTTTTTGAGGGCAGCACGGACGATCTGCTGCGCTATTGCTACAAGGTGTGGTGGGAGCGCATTGGCAGCACCAAGACCTCGGGCATCACCAAGCTCATGCTGAGCGAAGCGCACCATTTCCCCGAGATCACCCAGTTCTACCAGCACGAAGTGATGCGGCCTGGCCAGGCGCTGATCCGCCGCATCCTGCAGCGGGGCATGGACCGCAACGAGTTCCGGCCGGTGGACATGGACTACGCGGTGTATCTGGTGCTGGCCCCGATGATTTTTCTGATGCTGTGGAAACATTCCATGGGCGCATGCGTGCCGGATGCCCTCGCACTGGACCCCGAAAAATACCTGGCCATGCAGGCCGACAACATCCTGCATGGTCTGTATGGGGCTGCGCCATCATTCCCCCCTTCACCCGCCTGACACCATGAAACGCTGGATTTTCTGGGTGGCTATTGCCATTGCCGTCGTGCTGGTGGGCGGCGGCGTCTGGCGCGCGCTGGCCGCGCGGCAGGCGCAGCAAAAGGCCTTGGCTCAATCCAGTGCGCAAATCAAGGAAACCACTTTGGACCTGGCGCCAGGTGAGATGGTCACGGTGCAGCGCCACAGCTTGGCCCTGGCCGTGCCGGTGTCTGGCGCGCTGCGCGCCGTGGAATCGGCCATGGTCAAGGCCCGTGCCGCCGGCGAACTGCAGGGCCTGACCCTGCGCGAGGGCGACAGCGTGCGCGCCGGGCAAGAAATCGCCCGCATCGACAGCACCGAGGCGCGTGCCCGCCTGCGCCAGGCCCAGCAGCAGGCCGATGCGGCAAAGGCCCAGGTGGACATCAGCCAGCGCCAGTTCACCAACAACCGCGCGCTGGTGGACCAGGGATTCATTTCTGCTACGGCACTGGCCACCTCGCAGGCCAGCCTGGAGGCCGCGCAATCGACTTACCAGGCGGCGCTGGCCGCTGCCGATGTGGCGCGCAAGTCGCTGGACGACACCGTGCTGCGCAGCCCGCTGGCGGGCCAGGTGTCGCAGCGGTTCGTGCAGCCCGGTGAGCGCGTAGCCCTTGACGCCCGCATCGTCGAGGTGGTGGACCTGTCCCGGCTGGAGCTTGAAGCATTGCTGAGCCCGGCCGATTCATTGGCCGTGCGCGTGGGGCAAAAGGCCAGCCTGCGGATCGAGGGCGTGGCCACCCCCATCGAGGCCACGGTGGCCCGCATCAACCCCAGTGCCCAGGCCGGCAGCCGCACCGTGCCGGTGTACCTTGTCATCGAGCAAGGCGCAGCGACATCGGTGCTGCGCCAGGGCCTGTTTGTGCAGGGCACGCTCGACACCGGCCACGCCGATGTGTTGGCCTTGCCGCTGGATGCCGTGCGCACCGACAAGCCAGCGCCCTATATGCAGGCGGTGCAGAACGGCCGTGTGGTGTATTTGCCGGTGAAAACCGGCGCCCGTGCCGTGGTGGCAAGCGACACGCTGGTGGCCATAGAGGGCGTGCCTGAAGGCACGGCAGTGGTGACCGGGCGCATGGGTTCGCTGCGCGAGGGCACGCCGGTACGCATCCAGAACAGCGTGCCAGCCATGCCTGCCGCAGCCGCAACCCCTGCAGCATCGCGCACTGCGCCCTAGCCCGCCATGTGGTTCACCCAGGTCAGCCTGAAGAACCCAGTGTTCGCCACCATGGTGATGCTCGCCATCGTGGTGCTGGGGTTGTTTTCGTACCAGCGCCTGAAGGTGGACCAGTTTCCCGACATCGATTTTCCGGTGGTGGTGGTCACGGTGGACTACCCCGG from Acidovorax sp. T1 includes the following:
- the msrA gene encoding peptide-methionine (S)-S-oxide reductase MsrA: MAQQTITLGGGCFWCTEAVFDRVRGITDVESGYTNGHTLNPSYEQICQGDTGHAEVVRLTFDADEISLQEILEIFFHTHDPTTLNRQGNDVGTQYRSGIYFENPEHGDIANDMIRQMSQDKLFGAPITTEVKPLANYSAAEAYHQDYFANNPHAGYCAFVVGPKVEKFRKTFARYLKPD
- a CDS encoding TetR/AcrR family transcriptional regulator; its protein translation is MQVPTSPPPTTAAKRERRKEARPGELIEAALELFVEKGFAATRVDEVAARAGVSKGTLFLYFSSKEELFKAVVRENIAGRFAEWTLELDVFEGSTDDLLRYCYKVWWERIGSTKTSGITKLMLSEAHHFPEITQFYQHEVMRPGQALIRRILQRGMDRNEFRPVDMDYAVYLVLAPMIFLMLWKHSMGACVPDALALDPEKYLAMQADNILHGLYGAAPSFPPSPA
- a CDS encoding efflux RND transporter periplasmic adaptor subunit, which codes for MKRWIFWVAIAIAVVLVGGGVWRALAARQAQQKALAQSSAQIKETTLDLAPGEMVTVQRHSLALAVPVSGALRAVESAMVKARAAGELQGLTLREGDSVRAGQEIARIDSTEARARLRQAQQQADAAKAQVDISQRQFTNNRALVDQGFISATALATSQASLEAAQSTYQAALAAADVARKSLDDTVLRSPLAGQVSQRFVQPGERVALDARIVEVVDLSRLELEALLSPADSLAVRVGQKASLRIEGVATPIEATVARINPSAQAGSRTVPVYLVIEQGAATSVLRQGLFVQGTLDTGHADVLALPLDAVRTDKPAPYMQAVQNGRVVYLPVKTGARAVVASDTLVAIEGVPEGTAVVTGRMGSLREGTPVRIQNSVPAMPAAAATPAASRTAP